TTTTCTTGCCCAGCCCACTGCCTTTAGTTGTAACTCGCCAGACGTCTTCATAATCAGCCAGCCAGCACCCAATAAGGCATACCCAGCAGGCAGGCAAAGCGCCACGATAAAAGAAAATATCCAGCCCAAGTATCCGGAGTCAAAACCAATCACCTCTCTACCAACCATGACGCCTTGAGATGCAGCGGCCAAGAAACTACCAAAAAAGAATAGAAAGTTCCAGACTGCCTTCTGGCTCAAATGTGCTTTTGCACGAAAGTCAAAAGATACGCCTCGTAAAATTAAACCGGCTAACATGATGCCCACAGGCAAATAGAGTTCCGTCAAAATAATTCCATGGGCCATTGGAAAGGCAATCAAGAGAACTCCGACTCCGAGTACTAACCAAGTTTCATTGGCATCCCAAAAAGGGCCGATTGATGAAATCATGATGTCTTTTTCTGACTCACTTGCCTGATTCAATAAGATGCCCACACCTAGGTCATATCCATCCAAGACAACGTAAGCAATCATTGCAATACCCATTGCTACCAAAAAGAAAAGGGGCAACCAACCAGATGGTTCATATAAGTTAGGAATCATTCTTATGCTCCTGCAATACCGTTAGTCAAGCCTGGTTTTTGCTCACCAATAATATGCACGGGGTGAGTTTGTCTTGCCAAATAAAAAACAACCCAGATGTAAGAAACAATCAGCCCTAAATAAAGTGCAAGATACATCACGAGTGTGCCCAAAACCATATTGGTAGGCACTTTAGTAACCGCATCAGCAGTCTTTAGCACCCCACTCACCAGGTAAGGCTGTCTGCCTATCTCTGTCACATACCAGCCGGCAACTACCCCGACCCAACCAGAAAATGTCATCACACTGAGCCCCTTTAAGAGCCAGGTTGGCAGTTCTGTATTTTTTCTTGTGAGATAAAACCCAACGAATGCCGTTAAGAGCATCAACATACCAACGCCAACCATGATGCGAAAGGCAAAGAAGATGGGGGCAACTGGTGGGGTTGCGCCAGGGAAAGCATCCAACCCCTTCACCTCACCCGCAAAGGAGTGTGTCAAATATAAAGATGCAAGCTTTGGAATGGCTATTTCGTATTTATTGGCTTTAATGGTTTCATCAGGTATAGCAAACAAAACGGCGGGGGCGCCTTTGGTTGTTTCCCAAATTCCCTCCATTGCCGCCACCTTTGCGGGTTGATACTCCAGCGTATTTAGGCCGTGTGAATCGCCAAGCACAATTTGTAGCGGGGCTAACACCGCCGCCATAGCCATTGCCAACTTGATCAGCGCTCGGTTGCCGGAAAGATTGATGCCCTTCAAATAACGATAAGAAGAAATACCCGCAATTAAGAACGTTACCGTCAAAAATGATGCCGTCATCATATGAAAGAGGCGATACGGCATGGAGGGATTAAAGACAATCTCAATCCAATTGGTTGCATGCGCTTGACCATTGATCATCTCAAACCCTTGTGGGGTTTGCATCCAAGAATCTAAAGCAATAATCCAAAATGCCGATAGCGATGTACCGAAGGCAACTAAAAATGTGGCGACAGTATGAGCTCTTTGGGAGACTCGTTTAGAGCCAAACAACATAATTCCTAAAAAAGTTGCCTCGAGGAAGAATGCAGACAAAACCTCATAGCCAAGCAAAGGCCCTGCGATATTGCCTACTGTTTGCATATATCCAGGCCAGTTGGTTCCAAACTGAAAGCTCATCGTAATGCCGCTAACAACACCAAGCGCAAAGGTTAATGCAAATATCTTGACCCAGAATTGATAAGCCTCACTCCATACTGAGTCACCTGTTTTATTGAATTTAACCTTGAAATAAAAAAGTACCCATCCCAAAGCAATCGATATCGTTGGGAAAAGAATATGAAAAGTCATATTCGAAGCAAATTGAATTCTGCTCAAAATAAGCGTATCAAGCATTTTGTTACCTCTTATTTTTAATGTACTTTTATTATGCTCTTTACCCCCCTGGCCTGCTGAAGCCGATTTACTTGGCTTACCTCAGCATCGTATGTCGTTTTAGTGTTTCTTGGTGGCACGGGGCAGAATCGACGAGGGCCCAGGATGTCTAATCCTAATCTTGATTGCCTTTGGCCACTGAACGCATGATTCTCAACAATTCAACATCATGGCTTGGAAGACCATCAAGCAGACCCACTAGATGTGGAACATCCCTAGCAATTTGATCGCCCCCATAAAACCTCAAGGCCCAATTGGGAAACAATCTTTGGTCAATCTCATCGAGCTCAATTCGATGAAGAACTTTATGGCGATAGTCTTTCTGAATTTTTTCCCAAATGAACAAAACATCTTTTCGCTTACCCTCAAGAATCTGGGCGAAATAGCCATTCTCGTAGAACAGAGCGCCCGTAAGCTCATGGTCTAAATTCCACTTTCGGGCAACATCAAATAGATGGACTAAGCTTGAAAGCCCCATGTCATGAGTTGCTTTGCTGATATAGCTCAGCTCTACCAATTGATTTGGATCGTCAGCACTCACTTATTCTCCCGGCATCTAAAAATAACTATGAAAACTAAAGTCAGTTTGTTCTTTTAGTCACCAAGCTTAAATGGGCAATAACCCTATCGACCGCAAATAAAAAACCACCTGAAGGTGGTTTTGGTGTTTCTTGGCGGCCCAGGGCAGAATCTACCAGGGTCGAAGATGTCTAATCCTTGTCGGCATATTGCATTTCACCATTGCCAAACGACCAATTTTCTTTGCTTACCTCAAGCAAGTTAATAAAAACATCTTGAGACCTGACTTTTAGCTTTTGCACTAAAGTCTCGCAAATGGCTTTATATAGTTTCTTTTTTATCTCGATAGACCTACCAAAACTTATGGTCGCTTGAATAAAAATAATGCTTTCTGAATATTCAATTCCTAAATAGCTTTTTGGAATATTTAATTCTGAAACGTCGTGTCTAGTAATAATCTGAAATTTATCGTCTTCAGGAACGTTGATTTGCTCTCGCATCACGTTATAGACAATGTCCCCGACTTGCTGAGCAAAGCTCTCAGAGTGTTTTTTACTTAAATCAATTCTGACTAATGGCATCGCTATTCTCCTTAGATCCATCTATCTTAAACAGATTCAATTCATTGCGCGGAAGCTTGAGTAGGGGCCAAAAAATCAGCCGAAGGTGGTTTAGTGATTCTTGTTGGCCCGGGGCCTAAGATGAACGACCGTAGACTTTTGCCGCTTAAGGCAATAAAAGTCACCGGGGAGAAAAATCGCTTATAGTTATTAAAACTATAAGGGGTACCATGAAGAAATTTCTTGCGCTAACGCTGTTTTGCTTACTGGTTGCTTGCTCACAAAAGCCTGACAACTTAACATTAAGTTGTTATGGTGCGGCCATTAAGACCGAAGCAAAGCAAGAGGTTGTTACGCCTCAGGTTACGCGAACTTATAAGTTCCAAAATTACAAGATTGATGATTATGATTGTGCTCAACAAGCTAACATTATCAGTTGTAACTTTATAAAAGAAGAAAACGGTACCAGACAGCGTAAACGCATCATTTACGATATAAGCACGCAGTCATTCGCAGAAATTGATGCTATTTGGGCTATTGGTGAAAAGATAAATACTAATGAACGCAATATAGCCAGAACAGAGTTTCTTGGTAGGTGCCAAAAGCCCCTCATAAACTAAACGGTCATTTTTTAAACGACATCTCGCGTCCAGGGGAATGCTGGAAGACTTGAGACCAATAGTGGCTAACCCACCAGATCAAATGAAAAAACCACCCGAAGGTGGTTTTGATCAGCTTGGTGGCGCGGCGTGGAGCCTAACCACCGATATAAGGCGCGAATTATTTAATACGTCAGTTCTGGGGCTTTAGTAATAACTCAGTGGCTCGGTTTTACCCCAAAAGATTTTGTNNNNNNNNNNNNNNNNNNNNNNNNNNNNNNNNNNNNNNNNNNNNNNNNNNNNNNNNNNNNNNNNNNNNNNNNNNNNNNNNNNNNNNNNNNNNNNNAAAAGCCCCTCATAAACTAAACGGTCATTTTTTAAACGACATCTCGCGTCCAGGGGAATGCTGGAAGACTTGAGACCAATAGTGGCTAACCCACCAGATCAAATGAAAAAACCACCCGAAGGTGGTTTTGGTGTTTCTTGGTGGCCCGGGGCGGAATCGAACCACCGACACAAGGATTTTCAATCCTCTGCTCTACCGACTGAGCTACCAGGCCAAGACTTGGAATTATAACGAATTGGCTTGGAGCATCCTCAAATTTGCTTGGCCCCCCGTGATTTCTGGGCTTTGCGGTACTTGCCCTTATTGGGTGGGCGCCTAGCTATCGCCCTTATTGCGCGAGGTATCTATTCCCAAGGCTTTCAGTTTGCGATACAAATGGGTTCGCTCTAGACCTGTGTACTCTGAAATCTTGGTCATGCTGCCGCCCATGATTTGCATTTGATGCTCAAAATACGCCTTCTCAAATAAATCTCTTGCCTCCCTCAAAGGAAGATCAAAGTACGTTTTTGCAATTCCGCTGATGTATTCGCCCTCGGCGGCTGGGGCAACAGATTCGGCAACCACCTGCTTTGGTGTGACAACGGAGTTGGTGCTCGACTGAACGGCCCTAACTTGTTCTGGCTCTACATATTTAGGAGAACTCTCCAGAGCTTTGCTAACCGTCTTTAAAAGCTTTTGCAGGGCAATCGGTTTTTCTAAAAAATTGAGTGCGCCAATGCGAGTGGCTTCAACAGCAGTGTCAATCGTTGCATGCCCCGACATCATCACTACTGGCATCGTGAGCTGACCAGTATTGGACCACTCCTTTAATAATGTAATGCCATCGGTATCAGGCATCCAAATATCTAACAAGACCAAATCAGGGCGCATTTGCTCGCGAATAGTGCGTGCCTGTACAGCGCTTTCTGCAGCGTACACAGTATGGCCTTCATCTGAAAGAATCTCATTGAGAAGCTCACGAATGCCCATCTCGTCATCAACCACCAAAATACTAGCCATGCTTATGCTGCCTCTTTTGCTAGATTCATAAACAATATTGACACTTTCGCACCAACCACTTCTTCATCCTGCATACGGTTCCGGATTTCAATTTTGGCCGAGTGATCATCAATGATTTTCTTAACTACCGCCAAACCCAGACCCGTACCTTTGCTCTTTGTTGTTACGTAAGGCTCAAAGGCCCTTGCCAATATCTTAGCTGGAAATCCAACCCCACTATCACTTATTGTTAATCGCACCGCTTTTTGAGCTATGCCATTGTGCTCACCATAAGGCACTAACTCCGTCTTAACCTCTACCGGACTTCCGGGGCGAGGCCCCTCAAGGGTGGCATCTTGGGCATTTTGTAGCAAGTTATGGATTACCTGTCTTAGTTGTGTGGGATCCCCCATGATTTCTGGGCAATGAGGATCTAACTGAGTGCGCAATGGGCTGCCCTCATAAAGCCCCAAAATTTCTGAGGTGAGCGTATTGATGGAGACTGGTTTGAGTTGTGGGGTTGGCGTCTTCGCAAAATCCCTAAAATCATTCACCATTTCTTTCATGGCTTGCACCTGGCCAATAATGGTTTCAGTGCTGCGATTAATCATTTCTTCTTGCTCTGGGCTCAACTTGCCTGCAAGCTTATGCTGCAATCTTTCTGCAGAAAGCTGAATAGGCGTAAGAGGGTTTTTAATTTCGTGGGCAAGGCGTCTAGCAACTTCACTCCAAGCGATAGATCTTTGTGCGCTCACCACATCCGTAATGTCATCAAAAACAACCATACGTAAATCGCCAGTCAGCTCTGTGCCACGCACGAACAGAGTTACCCCCAATTCATTTTCAAATTCATTTGTGGTGTGTAGTTGAATTTGTTTTTGCCACACCGGCGCATTAGTCTGTGCAGTCTTTTGCCCTGCCTCACCTTCGCCCAACACTGCGAGCTTCATGGTGGAAAAGCCCTCTTTGATAGCCCCCTCAAACTCCAACAGAGCTGGGCTGCTGCCAAGGGGCTTTCCATCAAGCAGAGTAAGGTCCTGTCCAAAAATACGATCTGCGCCCGCATTACTAGAAACAATATTGTAGTTTTTATCAAAAATACATACGCCTGCCGTAAGGCTTCCCAATACGCGCTCTAAGAATGCTTTGGATTCTTGCAAAGAAGTTCGGGTATCAGCCAACTGCCTAGTCATGACATTAAATTGCCGTGTAAGCATGCCAAGTTCATCGCCAGTATCAAGCTCTGGCTTGGGAGATAAATCTCCCTGTGCAACCGCCTGGGTGCCTT
This region of Polynucleobacter sp. JS-JIR-II-50 genomic DNA includes:
- a CDS encoding cytochrome ubiquinol oxidase subunit I; translated protein: MLDTLILSRIQFASNMTFHILFPTISIALGWVLFYFKVKFNKTGDSVWSEAYQFWVKIFALTFALGVVSGITMSFQFGTNWPGYMQTVGNIAGPLLGYEVLSAFFLEATFLGIMLFGSKRVSQRAHTVATFLVAFGTSLSAFWIIALDSWMQTPQGFEMINGQAHATNWIEIVFNPSMPYRLFHMMTASFLTVTFLIAGISSYRYLKGINLSGNRALIKLAMAMAAVLAPLQIVLGDSHGLNTLEYQPAKVAAMEGIWETTKGAPAVLFAIPDETIKANKYEIAIPKLASLYLTHSFAGEVKGLDAFPGATPPVAPIFFAFRIMVGVGMLMLLTAFVGFYLTRKNTELPTWLLKGLSVMTFSGWVGVVAGWYVTEIGRQPYLVSGVLKTADAVTKVPTNMVLGTLVMYLALYLGLIVSYIWVVFYLARQTHPVHIIGEQKPGLTNGIAGA
- a CDS encoding ATP-binding protein, which translates into the protein MRSIAAMLDPGFFTSKAWSKKIIPITIGVIGAFALLLLVLLAIASSNTEFFDNYFIWLYAANVVIGICLTLVILILVAVIAVRWYRGHFGTRLIAKLAMIFALVGIVPGLILYGVSLQFVSRSIETWFDVKVETALNSGLELGRVTLRVAQEEILGEGNFIAEQIVQIPSGTPAEQVAATVMKIRNQFGIQEVTLFNMQRNLIFTSELKPKKYFPAPSADVVAEAFSKKGMTFLDQIEVDGGQRGYRIRAIVPVIRKKSVHNKLDSGKDTEDKYFLQLVRYIPTPLAKNIFAVESAYSEYQEKALGRTGLRKMFVGTLTLTLFFAVFVAITLALILGRQLARPLLMLLKGTQAVAQGDLSPKPELDTGDELGMLTRQFNVMTRQLADTRTSLQESKAFLERVLGSLTAGVCIFDKNYNIVSSNAGADRIFGQDLTLLDGKPLGSSPALLEFEGAIKEGFSTMKLAVLGEGEAGQKTAQTNAPVWQKQIQLHTTNEFENELGVTLFVRGTELTGDLRMVVFDDITDVVSAQRSIAWSEVARRLAHEIKNPLTPIQLSAERLQHKLAGKLSPEQEEMINRSTETIIGQVQAMKEMVNDFRDFAKTPTPQLKPVSINTLTSEILGLYEGSPLRTQLDPHCPEIMGDPTQLRQVIHNLLQNAQDATLEGPRPGSPVEVKTELVPYGEHNGIAQKAVRLTISDSGVGFPAKILARAFEPYVTTKSKGTGLGLAVVKKIIDDHSAKIEIRNRMQDEEVVGAKVSILFMNLAKEAA
- the cydB gene encoding cytochrome d ubiquinol oxidase subunit II produces the protein MIPNLYEPSGWLPLFFLVAMGIAMIAYVVLDGYDLGVGILLNQASESEKDIMISSIGPFWDANETWLVLGVGVLLIAFPMAHGIILTELYLPVGIMLAGLILRGVSFDFRAKAHLSQKAVWNFLFFFGSFLAAASQGVMVGREVIGFDSGYLGWIFSFIVALCLPAGYALLGAGWLIMKTSGELQLKAVGWARKCLLLTALGVGIISVATPFFSSEIAAKWFTLPNVFFLLPFPVLTLACFIFIDLNLLKMLKNKPAPVWVPFALSVAIFVLAFLGIAYSMFPYIVVDKMTIWEAASATESLWVIFWGAIVVLPTIIGYTIYSYKIFWGKTEPLSYY
- a CDS encoding BLUF domain-containing protein; protein product: MSADDPNQLVELSYISKATHDMGLSSLVHLFDVARKWNLDHELTGALFYENGYFAQILEGKRKDVLFIWEKIQKDYRHKVLHRIELDEIDQRLFPNWALRFYGGDQIARDVPHLVGLLDGLPSHDVELLRIMRSVAKGNQD
- a CDS encoding tautomerase family protein, with the protein product MPLVRIDLSKKHSESFAQQVGDIVYNVMREQINVPEDDKFQIITRHDVSELNIPKSYLGIEYSESIIFIQATISFGRSIEIKKKLYKAICETLVQKLKVRSQDVFINLLEVSKENWSFGNGEMQYADKD
- a CDS encoding response regulator; this translates as MASILVVDDEMGIRELLNEILSDEGHTVYAAESAVQARTIREQMRPDLVLLDIWMPDTDGITLLKEWSNTGQLTMPVVMMSGHATIDTAVEATRIGALNFLEKPIALQKLLKTVSKALESSPKYVEPEQVRAVQSSTNSVVTPKQVVAESVAPAAEGEYISGIAKTYFDLPLREARDLFEKAYFEHQMQIMGGSMTKISEYTGLERTHLYRKLKALGIDTSRNKGDS